One part of the Thermodesulfovibrio sp. 3462-1 genome encodes these proteins:
- a CDS encoding co-chaperone GroES family protein codes for MKTQRKLIIVGDRVLIEPDERMETRAGLFLPPTVKEKNKVLGGRVIKVGPGYPVNDISVVLEEPWKQTNTEPIRYIPLQAQEGDYALFLKDAGIEIEFEEKKYLIVPHSAILALIRTTIVEDEDDRGF; via the coding sequence ATGAAAACACAGAGAAAGTTAATAATAGTTGGAGACAGAGTTCTTATTGAACCAGATGAGAGAATGGAAACACGGGCAGGACTCTTTTTACCTCCTACTGTAAAAGAAAAAAACAAAGTTCTTGGTGGAAGAGTTATAAAAGTGGGACCAGGTTATCCTGTGAATGACATCTCAGTTGTGCTTGAAGAACCATGGAAACAGACAAACACTGAACCCATAAGATACATACCCCTTCAGGCTCAGGAAGGTGATTACGCACTTTTTCTTAAAGATGCAGGAATTGAAATAGAATTTGAGGAAAAAAAGTATCTAATTGTGCCCCATTCTGCAATTCTTGCCCTTATAAGAACTACAATTGTAGAGGATGAAGATGATAGAGGATTTTAA